One window from the genome of Flavobacteriales bacterium encodes:
- a CDS encoding outer membrane beta-barrel protein, whose protein sequence is MKILVIGFLLITSSQLIMASANDDKITHTPYAGFSFSHFKNNIGNYSDTFQKKTRTGITLGWRIKYNISKSLGVETGLGYNSKGGGYKKHALTVQTMEGEKIEYDLIRNFRLEYVELPFLLDINLSRLIMGRSATSFLHISSGVSFGINTGSSVRYNSVSSRSAGGPWVDVSNNFTISKFNYATKKITNFLLEASLHFVSQKDIPGYLIVRYNKSLNDVYSVTMMDGNNFKTKMATITIGYGLKF, encoded by the coding sequence CTTATTACCAGCTCACAGCTTATCATGGCTAGCGCAAATGATGATAAGATAACACATACACCTTATGCAGGGTTTTCATTTTCTCATTTCAAAAATAATATTGGAAATTATTCTGATACGTTTCAAAAGAAAACTAGAACAGGTATCACTTTGGGATGGAGAATAAAATATAACATTTCTAAATCGCTCGGGGTTGAAACTGGGTTAGGCTATAACTCAAAAGGAGGAGGTTATAAAAAACACGCTCTAACTGTTCAAACTATGGAAGGAGAAAAAATTGAATACGACTTAATAAGAAACTTTAGGCTGGAGTATGTAGAGCTACCCTTTTTGTTAGATATCAATTTATCCAGATTAATAATGGGCCGTTCCGCTACTAGCTTCCTACATATAAGTAGCGGAGTTTCTTTCGGAATCAATACTGGGTCATCAGTGAGGTATAATAGCGTAAGTTCTCGCTCTGCAGGTGGCCCATGGGTGGATGTAAGTAATAATTTCACAATTTCTAAATTCAATTATGCCACAAAAAAGATTACCAATTTCTTACTTGAAGCTTCTTTACACTTTGTTTCCCAAAAAGACATCCCTGGCTACTTAATCGTTAGATACAATAAGTCTTTAAATGATGTATATTCTGTAACTATGATGGATGGAAATAATTTTAAAACCAAGATGGCAACCATTACTATTGGATATGGCCTTAAATTTTAA